Part of the Bacillus sp. N1-1 genome, AATCATTCATATGAGCAGGCTTAAAAACGTTTTCTTCTATATAATGTTGAAAAGCCATTCCTGTTTGCTGCTCAATGATTAAACCTAACACAATGTAGCCCGCATTATTATAATGGAACGCCTCCCCTGGAGAAGCGATCATTTCCCCATTTTGAAAAAGTGGCAGAAAGTCCTGAAGGCTTTTTAGAAGGTACATTGGTGTCTGCTTCCAAAGATCTTCGTAGTCTTCTAAGACTGCTTCATCAAAATAGTCTGGTATACCTGAAGTGTGTGTTAAAAGCTGATGAATTGTAATGTTCGGATCGAAGTGAGGAAAAGACACATTTAAGCAATCTCTTAACTTTGTTTTGAACGATAATTGCTTTTTCTCTACTAACTGAGCAATCCCTATTGCCGTGAACAACTTGCAACCTGAGGCAATCCCGAATCTTGTATTCACCTTATTTAATCGCTCTTCTACACGATTGGCATAGCCGGAAGATAATTTGAATTCTTCTTCATCTTGTTTTACAAAGATAGAACCAGAAAAATCAACACCTTTTAAAAGTTGATCAAAAACATTTTCTTGAGAAAACAACATCCACATACACCCCTTCACTTTTTTACCAATTTTCAACCTTCAACTAAAGTTCGTCATTTCCTTTTTTCTTTAAGAAAGGAGTTTAATAAACTTTTCATACCGTGAATCATAGTTCTAAATAACCACTAATTCAAATTATTCTTTATTTTAAGATAATTACAACGACTCATGAGATTCGTTCATCTTCCCTATATAATTGTTAATAGATTACATATTAGGAGGAATTTATTTGAGAAAAAAGTTCATTGCCTCACTTGTTGTGACAACAGCCTTATTCACAGCCTCGGTACCTTATCAAAATGTTTTAGCCGAACAGCCTACTCATCAAGTTGAAAGCTATAAGCAATGGAACGAGAAAGCAAACGTTCCCCTATTTGTGAAGGAAAAGCAAGCGGTTAAACGTGCCTCTTCTACTGCAGAGGATGCCCTAAACTACCTGCAACAAAATAAAGAAAAAGTAAACATTAAGAACCCAAAAGCAGACCTAAAAAAGAAAAAGTCGGTCAAAGATGAGCTTGGAATGACTCACGTTAGGTTTAATCAAACAAAGAACGGTGTACCCGTGGAAGGTGCTGAAATTATTGTTCACTACAATACGGACGATGAAATTACAGTCGTAAACGGAGCTTATAATGAAGAAGTCGAAGCAAGTAAGCTTAATACATCGCCAACCTTTTCTACAGAAGATGCCTTGCAAGTCGCAAAATCTTCGACCAATGCTCCTTCTACCTTAGATCAAGTTCCAACTTCTGAGTTAGTTATTTATCCATTCGAAGGTAAAAATCACCTTACCTACAAGGTGAATGTAAACTTCTTAGGAGATGAACCTGGTAACTGGTTCGTGTTTGTTGACGCTACGTCTGGTAAAGTTGTGGATCAATATAACGCTATTATGGACGCAGGACATTACAAAACTCAAACGGGCACTGGTACCGGCGTACTAGGTGATCATCGTCTTCTACATGTTACAAAAAACAAGGTTGAAAATGAAGGAAGCACATTTCAACTAGCAGATTATAGTCATGATGGATTAGACGGAATCATTACCTATGATTACTCAAAAAACTACCTTGAGGTCTTTTCAAATAAAAGCGCTGCGTTTAAATCTGAATTTGCGGAGCCTGCAGTGGATGCCCACTATAACTCGGAACAAGTCTATGATTATTATTTAAGTGAGCACGGACGGAACTCACTCGACGATAATGGTATGCCTATTCAATCAGTTGTTCATTATGGCAATAATTACAACAACGCTTTCTGGAACGGAACTTACATGGTATATGGAGATGGCGATGGTGAATTCTTTATCCCTCTTTCCGCTAGCCTTGATGTTGCAGCCCATGAAATGACTCATGGAGTAACCTCTAATTCAGCTAACCTTATTTACCGCTTCCAATCCGGTGCTTTGAATGAAGCCTTCTCGGATATCTTTGGGGCATTAATTGATGACTCAGACTGGGAGATTGGAGAAGACATAATGGCACCTGCTGCAGTAGCAGATGGGCGCACCTCTCTTAGAAGTTTAAGTGATCCTAGTAAATACCCTGTTGGTGCTGCTTATGCGCCATATGGAAATGGTGAGGGAAAATATCCTTCTCATATGGATGAATTCTACGACCTTCCTGGTGACTTAGATAACGGCGGGGTTCACATCAATTCTTCCATTATTAATCACGCAGCTTACTTAACCGCCCAGGACATCGGCCGTGAGAAACTTGGGCAAATCTATTACCGTGCTTTGACTCAATACCTCACACCTAACTCCGACTTTAGTGATGCCCGACAGGCGATCATTCAGTCCGCTATTGACCTTTATGGTGAAGGCAGTGCAGAAGTTGAAGCATCTGCAGGTGGATTTGATTCGGTAGGCATTTTAGAAACGTAAAATTCATAGAGAACAAGCATGAAGAAAAATTCTTCATGCTTGTTTTTTCTTTATTAATAGTACCTTCATTCGCTCTTTACGTATCTAAAAACCCTTTGCCTTTTAAGTGCTTCAAAGACGTAATGAAACCTAAAAGTAATTGACCAGTATCCGTTAAATCTTTTAAATCAATCACTTCATGCGGAGAGTGCGTATACCTAGATGGGATTGAAACACCGCCAGTTGCAATGCCTTCTCCCGTCATATGGATAGCTCCAGCATCGGTACCAATCCCCATGAAAATCTCTTCTTGAAAAGGAATTCCTTTCTCTTTCGCTACATTAAATAGATGTTGGCTAACTAAAGGATGTGAAATAAGCGATTTATCAGCAAGTTTAATACACGGTCCCCCGCCCAATCTTCGCGTTCCCGTCATAATTACATCATATGTATCACTTGTTGGGGTCGTATCCACTGCAATCGCAAAGTCAGGCTTTATCTTTGCTGCTACAACAGAAGCTCCTCTTAACCCTACTTCTTCTTGCACGGTAAAAGCGAGATAGACATCTCCTCGTTCGTTTTTATCTTTTTTCAACTTACTGATTAAATCAATTAGTAACGCCGTGCCAGCACGGTCATCTAATGCCTTCCCCATTGCTTTTGGTGCATTCTCTGGTCCT contains:
- a CDS encoding serine hydrolase, which encodes MLFSQENVFDQLLKGVDFSGSIFVKQDEEEFKLSSGYANRVEERLNKVNTRFGIASGCKLFTAIGIAQLVEKKQLSFKTKLRDCLNVSFPHFDPNITIHQLLTHTSGIPDYFDEAVLEDYEDLWKQTPMYLLKSLQDFLPLFQNGEMIASPGEAFHYNNAGYIVLGLIIEQQTGMAFQHYIEENVFKPAHMNDSGYFSLDRLPQNTALGYIDEDDGSWRTNTYAIPIVGGSDGGAYVTAPDMVKLWEVLIDFQLLRNRSIGHLLTPHVDVKEGVSYGYGMWMNTRNNRIVKYHVMGYDPGVSFHSAYYPDSGCKLAIPSNHSDGAYQVMKEMEEMLHLIDT
- a CDS encoding M42 family metallopeptidase: MFSLLKELCDTIGPSGFEQNIQRKVFNLIKEEVDECKVDPLGNIIAKMNGNPEFPSLMIAAHSDEIGFVVKKIESNGLIRFEQVGGFDNRLLLSQPVFIKSDNGPVHGVIGTISAHYVKWDDPKRVSNHRELYIDIGALNDEDVTGMGVRVGQPISYGTELKKVGPENAPKAMGKALDDRAGTALLIDLISKLKKDKNERGDVYLAFTVQEEVGLRGASVVAAKIKPDFAIAVDTTPTSDTYDVIMTGTRRLGGGPCIKLADKSLISHPLVSQHLFNVAKEKGIPFQEEIFMGIGTDAGAIHMTGEGIATGGVSIPSRYTHSPHEVIDLKDLTDTGQLLLGFITSLKHLKGKGFLDT
- a CDS encoding M4 family metallopeptidase codes for the protein MRKKFIASLVVTTALFTASVPYQNVLAEQPTHQVESYKQWNEKANVPLFVKEKQAVKRASSTAEDALNYLQQNKEKVNIKNPKADLKKKKSVKDELGMTHVRFNQTKNGVPVEGAEIIVHYNTDDEITVVNGAYNEEVEASKLNTSPTFSTEDALQVAKSSTNAPSTLDQVPTSELVIYPFEGKNHLTYKVNVNFLGDEPGNWFVFVDATSGKVVDQYNAIMDAGHYKTQTGTGTGVLGDHRLLHVTKNKVENEGSTFQLADYSHDGLDGIITYDYSKNYLEVFSNKSAAFKSEFAEPAVDAHYNSEQVYDYYLSEHGRNSLDDNGMPIQSVVHYGNNYNNAFWNGTYMVYGDGDGEFFIPLSASLDVAAHEMTHGVTSNSANLIYRFQSGALNEAFSDIFGALIDDSDWEIGEDIMAPAAVADGRTSLRSLSDPSKYPVGAAYAPYGNGEGKYPSHMDEFYDLPGDLDNGGVHINSSIINHAAYLTAQDIGREKLGQIYYRALTQYLTPNSDFSDARQAIIQSAIDLYGEGSAEVEASAGGFDSVGILET